DNA sequence from the Bacteroidota bacterium genome:
CTAAACAGCTCTCTTTTACTTCCTACAAGATAGAGCGCGATTATAAGCAGCAATGTACCTGCTAATACAAAGAGCCCGAGTTTAATATTTCTGATTTTTTCGTTTTCCATTTATTCGAAGTATGATTTTATTTTAGGATCAGTTGATCTTTTTAATTCGTCATAAGTTCCCTCGGCATAACAAATTCCATCCAACAACACAACTACGCGATTTGCCGTTATTCGCACGCAATTCATATCATGCGAAATTATGATTGACGATGTATTATATTTCTTTTGTATTTCAAGCATTAAAGCACTGATCTCTCTTCCTGTTATGGGATCAAGACCGGTTGTTGGTTCATCATAAAGTATTATTTCCGGCTTTAATATTAACGTACGGGCAAGGCCTATACGTTTTCTCATCCCTCCCGATAGCTCCGCAGGCATCATATCTACTGTATCCGCTAATCCTACATTGGTTAGAGCTTCCATTACCAATTCATTCACTTCTTTACGCGATTTTTCTATCCAATGCCTGCGTAACGGAAATTCAAGATTTTCACGGACTGTCATCGAATCATACAAGGCATTGCTCTGAAATAAAAAACCGATCTTTACCCTCATCCTATCCAACTCATCGTGATTCATTCCTGTTATATTTTTGCCCATTACACTTATGCTTCCTTCATCTGGTTTTATTAAACCTATTATACATTTTATCAAAACCGACTTCCCCGATCCTGAACGTCCCAATACTACTGCGTTCTCTCCCTTCTTTAAATTAAAATCAAACCCGCACAGAACTTTATTCTCACCAAATTTTTTTTTTAACTTTTCTATATGTATTACCGTCTCCATTATAAATAATTCCTTTTACTTACTACTTTTCATCCCTTCTGCCAAAGCCTGCATAAGTCTTGTTCTCTGACAACCGATAACTGATAACCGACAACTGACAACTGATAACTGATAACTGACAACCGACAACCTGCCTCCCCCTACGTTAACCCTAAAGCATCCGATATCTGGACCGCCAACAGGTCAATAATAAAAACCAGCAATGATGATACCACTACTGCCGAGTTCGCTGATTGTCCCACTCCTTCTGTTCCTTTGTTTGAATTGTATCCCTTATAGCAGCCCACAATACCGATCGCGAATCCGAAGAAAACAGATTTAATGATAGATGGAGTTATGTCGCCATAGGTAAGTTTTTCAAAAATCTGGTTACTGAATAGGTATGAACCATAAAGACCGATTGTATCCGCCGCAATAACAAGCATAGGCAGCATAAAGGTTGAAGCCAGCACACGTGT
Encoded proteins:
- a CDS encoding ATP-binding cassette domain-containing protein: METVIHIEKLKKKFGENKVLCGFDFNLKKGENAVVLGRSGSGKSVLIKCIIGLIKPDEGSISVMGKNITGMNHDELDRMRVKIGFLFQSNALYDSMTVRENLEFPLRRHWIEKSRKEVNELVMEALTNVGLADTVDMMPAELSGGMRKRIGLARTLILKPEIILYDEPTTGLDPITGREISALMLEIQKKYNTSSIIISHDMNCVRITANRVVVLLDGICYAEGTYDELKRSTDPKIKSYFE